A region of Vitis riparia cultivar Riparia Gloire de Montpellier isolate 1030 chromosome 1, EGFV_Vit.rip_1.0, whole genome shotgun sequence DNA encodes the following proteins:
- the LOC117904431 gene encoding phosphoethanolamine N-methyltransferase-like, whose protein sequence is MEQSGQVTVEARMLDSKASHLQKEEMAELLSLLPPLEGKHVVEIGKGIGHFADKLAKQAAQVLAIDFTESKIPKNEFLNGHFNNVTFMCADVTSPNLDISPGSVDLIFLNCLLAHLSDKEVENLPERMVKWLKVGGFLFLRESSFHQSGDFQSKNNPTRYREPRFYTKVFKECCTCDDFGNSFELSLVTFKCVGPHIYWLWKNVNSQDDKGFQRFLDNVQYKCRGILRYERIFGEGFVSTGGLETTKEFVAKLELKPGQKVLDVGCGIGGGDFYMAEDFNVEVVGIDLSINMISIALDRAIGRNCLVEFEVADCTKKTYPDSTFDVIYSRDTILHIQDKPALFRSFFKWLKPGGKVLISDYCKRSGLPSPEFEAYIGQRGYDLHDVEAYGQMLKDAGFDEVIAEDRTDQFIKVLQKEMDSIEKEKDKFISDFSEEDYKDIVGGWKSKLVRSSMGEQRWGLFIAKKKLS, encoded by the exons ATGGAACAGTCTGGACAAGTGACCGTTGAAGCTAGGATGCTTGATTCAAAAGCATCTCATCTCCAGAAAGAAGAAATGGCTGAG TTACTCTCTCTCCTTCCGCCTCTTGAGGGAAAACATGTTGTGGAGATAGGGAAAGGGATTGGGCATTTCGCAGATAAATTAGCCAAGCAGGCTGCTCAAGTTCTTGCTATTGATTTTACTGAGAGCAAGATCCCTAAG AATGAGTTCCTCAATGGGCACTTCAACAATGTCACGTTCATGTGTGCTGATGTTACTTCTCCTAACCTGGATATTTCACCAGGTTCTGTGGACTTGATTTTCTTAAATTGCCTACTAGCACATCTCTCAGATAAAGAG GTTGAGAATCTGCCTGAAAGGATGGTTAAATGGTTGAAAGTTGGTGGTTTTCTCTTCCTAAGAGAGTCTTCTTTTCATCAATCGGGTGATTTTCAAAGCAAAAACAACCCCACACGCTATCGTGAACCAAGATTTTATACAAAG GTATTTAAGGAATGCTGTACGTGTGATGATTTTGGGAACTCCTTTGAACTGTCGCTTGTGACCTTCAAATGCGTTGGGCCTCAT ATCTATTGGCTATGGAAAAATGTTAATTCACAGGATGACAAGGGATTTCAACGTTTCCTGGATAATGTGCAGTACAAGTGCAGGGGCATCTTACGATATGAGCGCATCTTTGGTGAAGGTTTTGTAAGCACTGGGGGACTTG AAACAACAAAGGAATTTGTGGCTAAGTTGGAGCTTAAGCCCGGCCAGAAAGTCCTGGACGTAGGTTGTGGCATTGGCGGAGGTGACTTCTACATGGCTGAGGACTTTAATGTTGAAGTTGTTGGCATTGATCTGTCAATAAACATGATTTCCATTGCCCTTGATCGTGCCATTGGACGCAATTGCTTGGTTGAATTTGAGGTTGCAGATTGCACCAAGAAAACATATCCTGATAGTACATTTGATGTGATCTACAGTCGTGACACTATTCTTCACATACAA GACAAACCTGCATTATTTAGATCTTTCTTCAAGTGGTTGAAGCCTGGAGGAAAAGTTCTAATTAGTGATTACTGCAAAAGATCAGGACTTCCTTCACCTGAATTTGAAGCATATATTGGACAGAGAGGATATGATTTGCATGATGTAGAGGCATATGGACAG ATGCTTAAAGATGCTGGTTTTGATGAGGTCATTGCAGAGGACCGAACAGATCAG TTCATCAAAGTATTGCAAAAGGAAATGGATTCTATTGAGAAGGAAAAAGACAAATTTATTAGCGACTTTTCTGAA GAGGACTACAAAGATATAGTTGGTGGATGGAAATCAAAGCTGGTAAGGAGCTCGATGGGTGAGCAGAGGTGGGGATTGTTCATTGCCAAGAAAAAATTGAGCTAA
- the LOC117924788 gene encoding phosphomethylethanolamine N-methyltransferase-like — MASLGEERDVQKSYWMEHSAELTVEAMMLDSQASDLDKEERPELLSLLPPLEGKYVVELGAGIGRFTGELAKQAGQVLAIDFIESVIRENEVINGRFKNTKFVCADVTSPDLDISPGSVDLIFSNWLLMYLSDKEVEDLAERMVKWLKVGGFLFFRESCFHQSGDFKRKKNPTHYREPRFYTKVFKECHMSDDFGNSSEFSLITFKCVGAYVRNKKNQNQIYWLWQKVNSQNDKGFQRFLDNVQYKCRGILRYERVFGEGFVSTGGLETTKEFVAKLDLKPGQKVLDVGCGIGGGDFYMAEDFDVEVVGIDLSINMISIALERAIGRKCLVEFEVADCTKKTYPDNTFDVIYSRDTILHIQDKPALFKSFFKWLKPGGKVLITDYCKRAGPPSPEFQEYIEQRGYDLHDVKAYGQMLKDAGFGEVIAEDRTEQFIKVLQREMDAVEKNKDEFIQDFSEEDYNEIVGGWKSKLNRSSSGEQRWGLFIAKKN, encoded by the exons ATGGCTTCCTTGG GGGAAGAACGTGACGTTCAAAAGAGCTACTGGATGGAACACTCCGCAGAATTGACTGTTGAAGCTATGATGCTGGATTCACAAGCGTCCGATCTCGACAAAGAAGAGAGGCCTGAG TTACTCTCTCTCCTGCCGCCCCTTGAAGGAAAATATGTCGTGGAACTAGGGGCAGGAATTGGGCGTTTCACAGGCGAATTAGCTAAGCAGGCTGGTCAAGTCCTTGCCATTGATTTCATTGAAAGTGTGATCCGTGAG AATGAAGTCATCAATGGGCGCTTCAAGAATACTAAGTTCGTGTGTGCTGATGTTACATCTCCCGACCTGGATATTTCACCAGGTTCTGTCGACTTGATTTTCTCAAATTGGCTACTAATGTATCTCTCAGACAAAGAG GTTGAGGATCTAGCTGAAAGGATGGTTAAATGGTTGAAAGTTGGAGGTTTTCTCTTCTTTAGAGAGTCTTGTTTTCATCAATCAGGtgattttaaaaggaaaaagaaccCGACACACTATCGTGAACCCAGATTTTACACAAAG GTCTTTAAGGAATGCCATATGTCTGATGACTTTGGGAACTCCTCTGAATTCTCACTTATCACCTTCAAATGTGTTGGAGCTTatgtgagaaacaaaaagaatCAAAACCAG ATCTATTGGTTATGGCAGAAAGTTAATTCACAAAATGACAAGGGGTTCCAACGTTTCCTGGATAATGTACAGTATAAATGCAGGGGCATATTACGCTATGAACGTGTCTTTGGTGAAGGCTTTGTGAGTACAGGGGGACTTG AAACAACAAAAGAATTTGTGGCAAAATTGGACCTTAAGCCTGGCCAAAAGGTCCTAGATGTAGGCTGTGGCATCGGTGGAGGTGACTTCTACATGGCAGAGGATTTTGATGTTGAGGTTGTTGGTATCGATCTATCAATAAATATGATCTCCATTGCTCTTGAACGTGCCATTGGCCGCAAATGCCTGGTCGAATTCGAGGTTGCTGATTGCACCAAGAAAACGTATCCTGATAATACATTTGATGTGATCTACAGCCGTGATACCATTCTTCACATACAG GACAAGCCCGCCTTGTTCAAGTCCTTCTTCAAGTGGCTGAAGCCTGGAGGAAAAGTTCTTATTACTGATTACTGTAAAAGAGCAGGACCTCCATCACCAGAATTCCAAGAGTATATTGAACAGAGAGGATATGATCTGCACGATGTAAAGGCATATGGTCAG ATGCTCAAAGATGCTGGTTTTGGTGAGGTCATCGCAGAGGACAGAACAGAACAG TTCATCAAAGTGTTGCAAAGGGAAATGGATGCTGTTGAGAAGAACAAAGACGAATTCATTCAAGACTTTTCTGAA GAGGACTATAACGAGATTGTTGGTGGATGGAAATCAAAACTGAACAGGAGCTCATCGGGTGAACAGAGGTGGGGATTGTTCATAGCCAAGAAAAATTGA
- the LOC117922526 gene encoding phosphomannomutase/phosphoglucomutase produces the protein MSSTSTLSLPLQRNARKKGFPSSPVTKPFKTNLTFSFSLRLTKAIHVKSSRTAKFNEVVVDEEIDKIRRLQNGSDVRGVAVEGEKGRTVDLTPPAVEAIAESFGEWVMNRLESEGGVPVEGVRVSLGRDPRISGASLSAAVFSGLARAGCLAFDMGLATTPACFMSTLLPPFAYEASIMMTASHLPYTRNGLKFFTRKGGLTSPEVEAICDKAARKYANRLTKVSTTLSIPPTKVDFMSTYAKHLRDIIKERVNHPLHYDTPLKGFQIIVNSGNGSGGFFTWDVLDKLGADTFGSLNLSPDGMFPNHIPNPEDKTAMALTRAAVLENNADLGIVFDTDVDRSGVVDSSGNPINGDKLIALMAAIVLREHPGSTIVTDARTSMALTQFIANRGGHHCLYRVGYRNVIDKGVQLNKDGIEAHLMMETSGHGALKENHFLDDGAYMVVKIIIEMVRMKLAGSYEGIGSLIEDLQEPFESVELRMNVISEPKHAKAKGAEAIEAFRNYIEEGKLEGWELDSCGDCWVSEGCLVDLNDTPAAIDAYMYRAKVSDKEHGQHGWIHLRQSIHNPNIAVNIQSSVPGGCQSMARVLREKFLIASGMEKSLDISQIDKYAKSGQVG, from the exons ATGTCTTCCACTTCGACACTTTCGCTGCCTCTACAACGCAATGCCCGGAAGAAAGGCTTCCCATCCTCCCCAGTCACAAAGCCATTCAAAACTAATCTTACTTTTTCGTTTTCATTGCGTTTAACTAAAGCTATTCACGTAAAATCTTCCAGAACTGCAAAGTTTAATGAAGTTGTGGTGGATGAAGAGATAGACAAGATTAGGAGGCTCCAAAATGGCTCAGATGTTCGAGGGGTTGCGGTGGAGGGTGAGAAGGGCCGAACTGTGGATCTCACGCCACCGGCTGTGGAAGCAATTGCTGAGAGTTTTGGTGAGTGGGTAATGAATAGATTGGAGAGTGAAGGAGGCGTGCCAGTTGAAGGTGTTAGGGTGTCTCTTGGGCGTGACCCTCGAATCTCTGGCGCATCTTTGAGTGCAGCAGTGTTTTCAGGTCTCGCTCGAGCTGGTTGTTTAGCGTTTGATATGGGACTTGCAACCACACCCGCTTGTTTCATGAGTACATTGTTGCCTCCGTTTGCCTATGAAGCTTCTATAATG ATGACAGCATCTCACTTACCCTACACGCGTAACGGCCTAAAATTCTTCACTAGGAAAGGGGGGCTGACCTCGCCGGAAGTGGAGGCAATATGTGACAAGGCGGCCAGGAAATATGCCAACAGGCTTACAAAAGTATCAACCACGCTGAGCATTCCTCCAACAAAAGTTGATTTCATGAGCACTTATGCGAAGCATCTCCGGGACATCATCAAGGAGAGGGTGAACCATCCCTTGCACTACGACACTCCACTCAAAGGGTTTCAG ATAATTGTGAATTCTGGGAATGGATCAGGAGGCTTCTTCACATGGGACGTGTTAGATAAACTTGGTGCAGACACCTTTGGCTCCCTAAACCTCAGCCCAGATGGAATGTTCCCCAACCACATTCCCAACCCTGAGGACAAAACTGCCATGGCCCTAACAAGGGCTGCAGTCCTCGAAAACAATGCTGATCTTGGAATTGTTTTTGATACCGATGTAGATCGCAGTGGTGTGGTGGATAGTTCAGGGAACCCCATCAATGGTGACAAGCTCATTGCACTCATGGCTGCCATTGTATTGAGGGAACACCCTGGATCCACCATTGTCACCGATGCTCGCACAAGCATGGCTCTCACGCAATTCATCGCCAACAGAGGGGGCCATCATTGCTTGTATCGTGTTGGCTACAGGAATGTCATTGATAAGGGAGTTCAGCTTAATAAAGATGGCATTGAAGCACATCTCATGATGGAAACATCTGGCCATGGTGCTCTTAAAGAGAATCATTTCCTCGATGATG GGGCTTACATGGTGGTAAAAATCATCATAGAAATGGTACGCATGAAGCTTGCAGGATCATATGAAGGAATTGGGAGTCTCATAGAAGACCTACAAGAACCATTTGAATCCGTTGAGCTGAGGATGAACGTCATCTCTGAGCctaaacatgcaaaggcaaaaGGTGCTGAAGCAATTGAAGCATTCCGAAACTACATTGAG GAAGGAAAGCTAGAGGGTTGGGAATTGGATTCCTGTGGAGACTGTTGGGTAAGTGAAGGCTGCCTCGTGGATTTGAACGACACGCCAGCTGCCATTGATGCTTACATGTACAG GGCTAAGGTTTCAGACAAAGAACATGGACAACATGGTTGGATACACCTTCGGCAGAGCATTCACAACCCAAATATTGCAGTAAACATACAATCATCTGTGCCTGGTGGCTGCCAATCCATGGCAAGAGTACTCAGAGAGAA GTTTCTCATTGCAAGTGGAATGGAGAAAAGTCTTGACATATCTCAGATCGATAAGTATGCAAAAAGTGGACAGGTAGGTTAA
- the LOC117930578 gene encoding MLP-like protein 28, giving the protein MGLVGKLEAEILILAPADKFHEVWGGRPHHMSSVSPGKVQKVDLHEGDWGNVGSVIEWSYVIDGKNHVAKEIVEAIDNENKAVTFKVIEGDLLKEYKSFKAIVQTISKGETTWVRWTFEYEKLNKEISAPVKLLGFVIHMNEELDDHLIQA; this is encoded by the exons ATGGGTCTAGTAGGTAAGCTTGAGGCTGAAATTCTGATCCTGGCTCCTGCTGATAAGTTTCATGAGGTTTGGGGAGGCAGGCCTCACCACATGTCCAGTGTCTCCCCTGGAAAGGTTCAGAAAGTTGACCTGCACGAGGGTGACTGGGGCAATGTCGGCTCTGTCATCGAGTGGAGCTACGTTATTG ATGGGAAAAATCATGTTGCTAAGGAGATTGTGGAAGCCATAGACAATGAAAATAAAGCGGTTACATTTAAAGTCATTGAAGGAGATCTCTTGAAGGAATACAAATCCTTCAAAGCTATTGTCCAAACTATTTCAAAAGGTGAAACCACTTGGGTGCGTTGGACTTTCGAGTATGAGAAGCTCAACAAAGAAATCTCTGCTCCTGTTAAATTGCTTGGATTTGTAATTCATATGAATGAAGAACTAGATGACCACCTTATTCAGGCATAA